The Rubricoccus marinus nucleotide sequence CATGGCGTCGCCGACGAACAACACGACCATCGAGCAACTCGCGTCCATGAACCTCGTGGCGGGCCTCCCTGGCTACTACCCGACGTTCTTCGACGGCACGCCCTCGCCGACGTTGTACAACGGCTACCGCAACGGCTGGACGGCCTCGACGGGCGCAGGCGAGACGTTCGCCAGCGGCCAGGCCTTCCTCTGGTACTTCTGGAACTCGGCGTTCGTGCCGACCGAACCGACGCCGAACGGCAGCGCGGCGGTGGCCTTCCCGGTCACGCTCACGGCGCCCGGCGCGGTCAACACCGCCGACGTCTCCCGCGTGCTTCACACGGTGGGCGACCGCATCAACGTGCTCGGCAACCCGTTCGGCACGCCGCTGGACCTGACGAACATCAAGAGTTGGCCGGGCGGTGGGTCCGTCGCGTCCAAGGGCCGCGCGTTCGTGTGGGACCCCGTGCTGAGCACGTGGATCTCTGGCACGGCCGCGCAGCGTGTGGAGGCGTGGCAGGGCTTCGCTGTGCAGTCCGTCGCCAAGGGCGGCACGCTCACGATCCCCGCCTCGGCAGCCGTCACGCCGTCCGCAGCCAAGGCCTCGCCAGAGGCCGAACTCCGGCGCGTGATCGCCTTCGAGTTGGAGGGCCGCGACGCCGCAACGGGCCGCGTTCTCCTGGACCGCTCCGCCGAGGTCGCCTTTGAGGCCGACGGCGCCGACGGCTGGGACGACAACGACGCGCAGAAGCTGCAGCCTCTGGCGGCCTCCTACGTCTCGCTGGGCGTAGAGTCCACGTTGGACGGCGAGCGCGTGCTGAAGGCGAGCGAGTCCCGCGCCCTCGCGCCCGCCTCGTTCGAGGTGCCTCTGGCGCTGGAGACGGTCGGTGCAGAAGAGGTGCTCACGCTGACGTGGCCGCAGATGACGGACCTCCCGGCCGATTGGCAGGTGACGCTCCGCGACGTGGTGACGGGCGAGACCCTCGACCTCCGTCGGGCACAGAGCTACGCCTTCGAGGCCGCGCCGCGGGCTCGCAAGTGGTTCACCGGCGCATCGGCGCCAGAGGTCGCCACGTCGGACGCCTCGGCGTCGGTGACGCGGTTCGTGCTCTCCGTCAAGACGGGCGTCTCGCCAGAGGCGGTCGCGGAAGGCTTCGCGTTCGGTCTCGCGCCGGTCTCGCCGAACCCCTCGCGGGGCGTCGCGCGCGTCACGTTCACGCTGGAGGAGGCCGCCCCGACGGTGGTCGCGATCTACGACGTACAAGGCCGCGAGGTCGCCCGTTTGGCCGACGGCCAGCTGGAGGCCGGCCGCCACGAGGTCGCGTGGCAGACCGGCACAATGGCGCCGGGCGTCTACGTGCTCCGCCTCGCCTCTGGCGGCCGCGTCGAGACGCAGCGCGCGGTCGTCGTGCGGTAGCGCATGAGGCCTCTGGCGCGTACCGTTCGCGCCAGAGGCCCCCGCTGCGACGCCTCGCGTGAGGCTTCACGATCTCGCCGCCTCGGCCGGTTGACGCCTGCCGGGGCGGCGCTGTATTCTGCGGGCGTTCCGGGGCATTAGCTCAGTTGGTAGAGCGCATCCTTCGCATGGATGAGGTCAGCGGTTCGACTCCGCTATGCTCCACACGTCGGCCGTCTCGCACTCCGCGGGGCGGCCGTTTCGTTTGGGCTCTGGCATGGGACGGGGCGTTCAGCGCACGTGCGCCAGAGGCCTCTGGCGGAGGAACCCCGCGCCAGAGGCACCGAACCCCGCAGACATGAAACCGGCCGCCCCAGCAGATGCAGGGCGGCCGGCGGTTGAGACGGCGTGAGCCGGGCTCAGTTGACGGAGAACGTGTGGGTGTTGGACTGGCCAAACGCGACCGTCTCCTCCCAGACCTCGACAACGGTGCCGCCGCGGCGCAGCGTCGCCGTGTACTCGACTGGCCCCTCGTCGCAGGCGTTGTAGTAGTTCACCTTGACGCTGTACTCGCCAGTGGGTGGGGTGCCGGCCCAGATGATGTTCTCGACGGTCTCGGGCGTGTCGGCGCACGACCGGCGCGCATCCACGTCCAACTCGCCGCCAGAGGCCACGCTGGTGTTCTGGTACGAGACCTCGTCGCCGGCGGGGTCCGAGACGTAGAGGTCGAGGTCGACGGCCTTGTTCCACTGCAGCGTTACCTGCACGTCGCCGGTGCGGATCTCCGTGCCGTCAACGGTGATCGTACCGTCGTTGCCGGTCTCGATAACCTGGCCGTCGAGGACGACGCGGGCTACGTCGAGCTGGTTGCCGATGCGGCAGTTGTCGACCTGGGTCACCACGACGCGGTTGCGCTCGCCGGACTTGACGTAGTCGACGAGGTTCGCCGTGCCTTCGGCGCCACGGCGCACGTAGCTCCCCTCCACGATGTGGCCGTCCGGGTAGTCGGAGTTGAAGATCGTGATGCGAGAGGCGTCGTCCATCCCTTCGAACTCGATGGCGAAGGCCGACATCTGCATGCTGCTCGGGATGTCGACGTACGTCTGGAAGTAGGTGTAGTCCACCTCGTTGTTGCAGCCCGAGAGCTGTGAGGCCCGGTCGTTGCCGAAGCCGATCACCTCGGGGTTTGGGGCGGCCTCCCAGCCTCCGTCGCCTTCG carries:
- a CDS encoding YfaP family protein; this encodes MRFFPTALFLGALTLSACAETTDAPPADDAAVAAGETPVETVADSGPASLARTPWEMHAGEGALALASSASTPVPDLFTLASIPAEGDGGWEAAPNPEVIGFGNDRASQLSGCNNEVDYTYFQTYVDIPSSMQMSAFAIEFEGMDDASRITIFNSDYPDGHIVEGSYVRRGAEGTANLVDYVKSGERNRVVVTQVDNCRIGNQLDVARVVLDGQVIETGNDGTITVDGTEIRTGDVQVTLQWNKAVDLDLYVSDPAGDEVSYQNTSVASGGELDVDARRSCADTPETVENIIWAGTPPTGEYSVKVNYYNACDEGPVEYTATLRRGGTVVEVWEETVAFGQSNTHTFSVN